The following proteins come from a genomic window of Stigmatella erecta:
- a CDS encoding sensor histidine kinase — MRFRKETTPLSEERGTASREEWVVLRGIPSAEGALADFECVKASAGLERQGGDAVLPLPGRRLLEASPWAGGCGLFELCARAVEHQVPEVARFTGGEPPASVQVRVRAAPGPGGLTLFWEERAEPLDAPSQELAVLRALLEGSPEAVFAKNLEGQYILLNPTAARALGRSTEQPLGRSRDASAVPRRQEEDPEGRCRERFIGMLGHDLGNPLSAIRLTSAALLAREALPQEVRRGLERIEGSAGRMARMVRQLLDFTRARMGGGIPLRPGEVALDEVCRQVIGELELASPGREIRLETRGHCRGFWDLERISQVVSNLVANALQHSPAGTPIRVSLEGLDSLQRIEVHNTGQPIPEELRPRLFEPFLRAERGPAASSGLGLGLGLYIVAQLVQAHGGCVEASSTLEDGTRFIVLLPRAVPAAGGTVEEGTVPQQAYRVVAS; from the coding sequence TCCGGAAAGAGACGACGCCACTGTCGGAAGAGAGAGGGACGGCCTCGCGGGAGGAGTGGGTGGTGCTTCGGGGGATTCCTTCTGCCGAAGGGGCCCTGGCCGACTTCGAGTGCGTGAAGGCCTCTGCTGGGCTGGAGCGGCAGGGGGGGGACGCCGTGCTGCCCCTGCCGGGCCGGCGGTTGTTGGAAGCCTCGCCCTGGGCCGGCGGATGCGGCCTCTTCGAGTTGTGCGCGCGGGCCGTGGAGCATCAGGTTCCGGAGGTGGCGCGGTTCACGGGAGGGGAGCCACCGGCGTCCGTCCAGGTACGGGTGCGAGCGGCTCCTGGGCCGGGAGGGCTCACGCTCTTCTGGGAGGAACGTGCCGAGCCGCTGGACGCACCGTCGCAGGAGCTCGCGGTGCTGCGAGCCCTGCTCGAGGGCAGCCCGGAGGCCGTGTTCGCGAAGAACCTGGAGGGGCAGTACATCCTGCTCAACCCCACGGCGGCGAGGGCCTTGGGACGGTCCACCGAGCAGCCCCTGGGCCGCAGCCGGGATGCCTCCGCCGTGCCTCGGCGCCAGGAGGAGGATCCGGAGGGCCGGTGCCGCGAGCGCTTCATCGGGATGCTGGGCCATGATCTGGGCAATCCGCTGTCGGCCATCCGGCTCACCTCGGCGGCGCTGCTGGCCCGGGAGGCGTTGCCGCAGGAGGTGCGGCGGGGGCTGGAGCGCATCGAGGGCAGCGCCGGGCGGATGGCGAGGATGGTGCGGCAGTTGCTGGACTTCACCCGGGCGCGCATGGGCGGAGGGATTCCGCTGCGTCCTGGAGAGGTCGCCCTGGACGAGGTGTGCCGGCAGGTCATCGGTGAGCTGGAGCTGGCCTCGCCTGGACGGGAGATCCGGCTGGAGACGCGAGGCCATTGCCGGGGCTTCTGGGACCTCGAGCGGATCTCCCAGGTGGTGTCCAACCTGGTGGCCAATGCGCTCCAGCACAGCCCGGCGGGAACGCCCATCCGTGTGAGCCTGGAGGGGTTGGACTCCCTGCAGCGCATCGAGGTGCACAACACCGGGCAGCCCATTCCGGAAGAACTCCGTCCGAGGCTCTTCGAGCCTTTCCTGCGCGCCGAGCGGGGACCTGCCGCCTCGTCCGGGCTGGGGCTGGGACTGGGGCTCTACATCGTCGCGCAGCTCGTCCAGGCGCATGGAGGCTGTGTCGAGGCCAGCTCCACGCTGGAAGACGGGACCCGGTTCATCGTGCTGCTTCCGCGCGCGGTGCCCGCGGCAGGGGGCACGGTGGAGGAAGGCACCGTGCCGCAGCAGGCATACCGGGTGGTGGCCAGCTGA
- a CDS encoding adenylate/guanylate cyclase domain-containing protein, whose product MWLIVNPGLSNEQPLQLPEGHSTIGRTGENTFRVLHLSLSRRHARLERQGTRVVLVDLGSKNGTLVQGARVERCELRDGDSFQCGDVLFKLTSALEVVEPTHIQDLKTRFSLPSMEELLERERTVGSQSALKVRQARQAALRSAEKLEVLLKVSQLLSSAGPIDGLLERIAQLVFQILDVDRVVILLVDSLSGELRPRVARFLTGEVPSGAFYSQHVVDYVRTHSVAALFADALDDPRLTGADSVMLQSIRSAMCVPLKPQDTVLGVLYVDNLARVNGFTEEDLEFLTAFGNQAAIALENSLLSERLAEEAALRTAYLRFFPPPVIKKLRSARGAPLDIVETEVTVLFSDITGFTSLSSTLHPRQVVDLLNEYFPVMADIVFRHEGTLEKYIGDALMAVWGAPFSQPDDADRALRAAVEMQRALADLNAHWQEQGRPEIQIHVGLNTGRVAAGNIGSEHYLQYATIGDATNVASRICDATNPAEICLSEATLQRCQACTWPLTKLPPIQVKGKQEPLALYRLEWRDSPLR is encoded by the coding sequence ATGTGGCTCATCGTGAACCCAGGGCTGTCCAATGAGCAGCCGCTTCAGCTGCCCGAGGGACACTCCACCATCGGCCGCACCGGCGAGAACACCTTCCGGGTGCTCCACCTGAGCCTGTCCCGCCGCCACGCACGCCTGGAGCGGCAGGGCACACGCGTGGTGCTGGTGGACCTGGGCAGCAAGAACGGGACGCTCGTGCAAGGCGCGCGCGTCGAACGCTGCGAGCTTCGGGACGGCGACTCCTTCCAGTGTGGCGACGTGCTCTTCAAGCTCACGTCCGCCCTGGAGGTGGTGGAGCCCACGCACATCCAGGACCTGAAGACGCGCTTCTCCCTGCCCTCCATGGAGGAGTTGCTGGAGCGGGAGCGGACCGTCGGCAGCCAGTCGGCCCTGAAGGTCCGGCAGGCCCGGCAGGCCGCCCTGCGCTCCGCCGAGAAGCTGGAGGTGCTGCTCAAGGTCAGCCAGCTCCTGTCCTCCGCCGGCCCCATCGACGGGTTGCTGGAGCGCATCGCCCAGCTCGTCTTCCAGATCCTGGACGTGGACCGGGTGGTCATCCTGCTGGTGGACTCCCTCAGCGGGGAGCTGCGCCCCCGGGTGGCCCGCTTCCTCACGGGCGAGGTGCCCTCCGGGGCCTTCTACAGCCAGCACGTCGTCGATTACGTGCGCACCCACTCCGTGGCGGCGCTCTTCGCGGATGCCCTGGATGATCCCCGGCTCACGGGCGCCGATTCCGTCATGTTGCAGTCCATCCGCTCGGCCATGTGCGTGCCGCTCAAGCCCCAGGACACGGTCCTCGGCGTGCTCTATGTGGACAATCTGGCCCGGGTCAACGGCTTCACCGAGGAGGACCTGGAGTTCCTCACCGCCTTCGGCAACCAGGCCGCCATCGCGCTGGAGAACTCGCTGCTGTCCGAGCGCCTGGCCGAAGAGGCCGCGCTGCGTACCGCCTACCTGCGGTTCTTCCCGCCTCCCGTCATCAAGAAGCTGCGCAGCGCGCGGGGCGCGCCCCTGGACATCGTCGAGACGGAGGTGACCGTCCTCTTCTCGGACATCACCGGCTTCACCTCGCTGTCCTCCACCCTGCACCCACGCCAGGTGGTGGACCTGCTCAACGAGTACTTCCCCGTCATGGCTGACATCGTCTTCCGCCACGAGGGGACGCTCGAGAAGTACATCGGGGATGCGCTGATGGCGGTGTGGGGCGCGCCCTTCTCCCAGCCCGATGACGCGGACCGGGCCCTGCGCGCGGCGGTGGAGATGCAACGCGCGCTGGCGGACCTGAACGCCCACTGGCAGGAGCAGGGCCGGCCCGAGATTCAAATTCACGTCGGGCTCAACACGGGCCGCGTCGCCGCGGGCAACATCGGCTCCGAGCACTATCTGCAGTACGCCACCATTGGCGATGCGACCAACGTCGCCAGCCGCATCTGCGACGCCACCAATCCAGCGGAGATCTGCCTCTCCGAAGCCACGCTCCAGCGCTGCCAGGCCTGTACCTGGCCCCTGACGAAGCTGCCGCCCATCCAGGTCAAGGGCAAGCAGGAGCCCCTGGCCCTCTACCGGCTGGAGTGGCGGGACTCGCCCTTGCGCTGA